A part of Eschrichtius robustus isolate mEscRob2 chromosome 20, mEscRob2.pri, whole genome shotgun sequence genomic DNA contains:
- the ITGA3 gene encoding integrin alpha-3 yields the protein MGPGPSRAARVLRSMLCALALMVAASDRVASAFNLDTRFLVVKEAGNPGSLFGYSVALHRQTERQQRYLLLAGAPRDLAVPDGYTNQTGAVYLCPLTAHKDDCERMDIAEKSDPDHHIIEDMWLGVTVASQGPAGRVLVCAHRYTQVLWSGSEDQRRMVGKCYVRGNDLELDPGDDWQTYHNEMCNSNTDYLETGMCQLGASGGFTQNTVYFGAPGAYNWKGNSYMIQRKDWDLSEYSYKDPGDQGNLYIGYTMQVGSAILHPTNTTIVTGAPRHQHVGAVFLLSQEAGGDLRRRQVLEGRQVGAYFGSAIALADLNNDGWQDLLVGAPYYFERKEEVGGAIYVFMNQAGTSFPAHPSLLLHGPSRSAFGFSVASIGDINQDGFQDVAVGAPFEGLGKVYIYHGSSRGLLRQPQQVIHGEKLGLPGLATFGYSLSGQMDVDENFYPDLLVGSLSDHIVLLRARPVINILHRTLVARPSVLDPALCTAASCVQVELCFAYNQSAGDPNYRRNITLAYTLEADRDRRPPRLRFAHSQSAIFHGFFSMPEMRCQTLELLLMDNVRDKLRPIIISMNYSLPLRMPERPRLGLRSLDAYPVLNQAQALENHTEVQFQKECGPDNKCDSNLQMRAAFVSELGQRLSRLQYNRDFRKLLLSIYLTNTPSRERAGEDAHEALLTLAVPPALLLSSVRPAGACQANETIVCELGNPFKRNQRMELLIAFEVIGVTLHTRELQAQLQLSTSSHQDDLSPMTLTLLVDYTLQASLSMVSHRLQSFFGGTVMGESGMKTVEDVGSPLKYEFQVGPVGEGLAALGTLVLGLEWPYEVSNGKWLLYPTEITVHGNGSWHCRPPGDLVNPLNLTLSVPGDRPPSPQRRRRQLDPGGGQGPLPVTLAAAKKAKSEIQLSCGSDHTRCVWLECQIPDAPVITNVTVQARVWNSTFIEDYKDFDRVRVASWATLFLRTSVPTINMENKTVRFSVDIDSDLVEELPAEIELWLVLVAVSAGLLLLGLIILLLWKCGFFKRARTRALYEAKRQKAEMKSQPSETERLTDDY from the exons ATGGGCCCCGGCCCCAGCCGCGCCGCCCGCGTCCTACGCTCGATGCTCTGCGCGCTCGCCTTGATGGTGGCCGCCAGCGACCGCGTCGCCTCCGCCTTCAACCTGGACACGCGATTCCTGGTGGTGAAGGAGGCCGGGAACCCGGGCAGCCTCTTCGGCTACTCGGTCGCCCTCCATCGGCAGACGGAGCGGCAGCAGCGCTACCT GCTCCTGGCTGGCGCCCCCCGGGACCTTGCTGTGCCTGATGGCTATACCAACCAGACCGGTGCTGTGTACCTGTGCCCACTCACTGCCCACAAGGACGACTGTGAGCGGATGGACATTGCAGAGAAAA GTGACCCTGACCATCACATTATTGAGGACATGTGGCTCGGGGTGACTGTGGCCAGCCAGGGCCCTGCAGGCAGAGTCCTG GTCTGTGCCCACCGCTACACCCAGGTGTTGTGGTCGGGGTCGGAGGACCAGCGGCGCATGGTGGGCAAGTGCTATGTGAGGGGCAACGACCTGGAGCTGGACCCCGGTGATGACTGGCAGACCTACCACAACGAGATGTGCAACAGCAACACCGACTACCTGGAGACCGGCATGTGCCAGCTGGGTGCCAGCGGCGGCTTCACCCAAAACACTGTGTACTTCGGCGCTCCTGGTGCCTACAACTGGAAAG GAAACAGCTACATGATTCAGCGGAAGGACTGGGATTTATCCGAATATAGTTACAAGGACCCAGGGGACCAAGGCAACCTCTACATTG GCTACACGATGCAGGTGGGCAGTGCCATCCTGCACCCTACGAACACCACCATTGTGACGGGTGCCCCTCGGCACCAACATGTGGGCGCTGTCTTTTTGCTGAGCCAGGAGGCAGGTGGAGACCTGCGGAGGAGGCAGGTGCTGGAGGGCAGGCAGGTGGGCGCCTATTTTGGCAGCGCCATTGCCCTGGCAGACCTGAACAATGATGG GTGGCAGGACCTCCTGGTGGGTGCCCCCTATTACTTTGAGAGGAAAGAGGAGGTAGGGGGTGCCATTTATGTCTTCATGAACCAGGCAGGCACTTCCTTCCCggcccacccctccctccttcttcacGGCCCCAGTCGCTCTGCCTTTGGCTTCTCCGTGGCAAGCATCGGTGACATCAACCAGGATGGATTCCAGG ACGTTGCTGTGGGAGCCCCTTTTGAGGGCTTGGGCAAAGTGTACATCTACCACGGCAGCTCCAGGGGGCTCCTCAGACAGCCCCAGCAG GTAATACACGGAGAGAAGCTGGGACTGCCTGGCTTGGCCACCTTTGGCTACTCCCTGAGTGGGCAGATGGATGTGGATGAGAACTTCTACCCAGACCTGCTGGTGGGGAGCCTGTCAGACCACATCGTGCTGCTGCG GGCCCGGCCTGTCATCAACATCCTCCACAGGACCTTGGTGGCCAGGCCATCTGTACTGGACCCTGCACTCTGCACAGCCGCCTCCTG TGTGCAGGTAGAGCTGTGCTTTGCTTACAACCAGAGTGCCGGGGACCCCAACTACAGGCGGAACATCA CCCTGGCCTACACTCTGGAGGCCGATCGGGACCGCCGCCCACCCCGGCTCCGCTTTGCACACAGTCAGTCAGCTATCTTCCATGGCTTCTTCTCCATGCCCGAGATGCGCTGCCAGACGCTGGAGCTGCTCCTGATG GACAACGTCCGTGACAAACTCCGACCCATCATCATCTCCATGAACTACTCTTTACCTTTGCGGATGCCTGAGCGCCCCCGACTGGGGCTTCGGTCCCTGGACGCCTACCCGGTCCTCAACCAGGCGCAGGCTCTGGAGAACCACACGGAG GTCCAGTTCCAGAAGGAGTGCGGGCCGGACAACAAGTGCGACAGCAACTTGCAGATGCGGGCGGCCTTCGTGTCTGAGCTGGGGCAGCGGCTGAGCAG GCTCCAGTACAATAGAGACTTCCGAAAACTGCTGCTGAGCATCTACCTGACCAACACCCCGAGCCGGGAGCGGGCTGGGGAAGACGCCCACGAGGCGCTGCTCACCCTGGCGGTGCCTCCCGCCCTGCTGCTGTCCTCAGTGCGCCCC GCTGGAGCCTGCCAAGCCAACGAGACCATCGTTTGCGAGCTGGGGAACCCCTTCAAACGGAACCAGAGG ATGGAGCTGCTCATCGCCTTCGAGGTCATTGGAGTGACCCTGCACACAAGGGAACTCCAGGCACAGCTGCAGCTCTCCAC GTCAAGTCACCAGGATGACCTGTCGCCCATGACCCTGACTCTGCTGGTGGACTACACACTCCAGGCCTCACTCAGCAT GGTGAGTCACCGGCTACAGAGCTTCTTTGGGGGGACAGTGATGGGCGAGTCTGGCATGAAAACTGTGGAGGATGTGGGAAGCCCTCTCAAGTATGAGTTCCAG GTGGGCCCAGTGGGGGAAGGGCTGGCAGCCCTCGGTACCCTGGTCCTGGGGCTGGAGTGGCCCTATGAAGTCAGCAATGGCAAGTGGCTGCTGTACCCCACGGAGATCACGGTCCACGGCAATGGGTCGTGGCACTGCCGGCCACCTGGAGACCTTGTCAACCCTCTCAACCTCACCCTCTCT GTTCCTGGGGACAGGCCGCCATCTCCACAACGCAGGCGGCGACAGCTGGACCCCGGGGGAGGCCAGGGCCCCCTGCCTGTCACTCTGGCTGCTGCCAAAAAAGCCAAGTCTGAGATCCAGCTG AGCTGTGGCAGTGACCACACCCGCTGTGTGTGGCTGGAGTGCCAGATTCCTGATGCCCCCGTCATCACCAACGTGACAGTGCAGGCACGAGTGTGGAACAGCACCTTCATCGAG gaTTACAAAGACTTTGACCGAGTCAGGGTAGCCAGCTGGGCCACCCTGTTCCTGCGAACCAGCGTCCCCACCATCAACATGGAGAACAAGACGGTGCGG TTCTCCGTGGACATTGACTCTGACCTGGTGGAGGAGCTGCCAGCCGAGATCGAGCTGTGGCTGGTGCTTGTGGCTGTGAGTGCCGGACTGCTGCTGCTGGGGCTGATCATCCTCTTGCTGTGGAAG TGCGGCTTCTTCAAGCGAGCCCGCACTCGGGCCCTGTACGAAGCTAAGAGGCAGAAGGCGGAGATGAAGAGCCAGCCATCAGAGACAGAGAGGCTGACGGACGACTACTGA